A stretch of DNA from Acidobacteriota bacterium:
CACAGGTCCTGGTCGTTCACCTTCCGGCCGTCAACGATGTTCCGGTCGTAGCCCTCGTGGTAGCGGCGCATGCCGGCGATCTGGAGGCTCGTCTTGCCCCCGGCGATCGGCACGCTGACCGACCCCTTGAAGTCCGCCTGCGTGTACTGGCCGAAGGTGCCTTCGAGGTGCGCCATCACCTTGTTGCCGGGCTGTTTGCTCACCAGCTTGATCGCGCCGGCGCTCGTGTTCCGTCCGTAGAGGGTCCCCTGCGGGCCGCGAAGCACCTCGATCCGATCGACGTCGTACAGGTCGAACTGCGCCCCGATCTGCCGCGGGATGTACACGTCATCGACGTAGATGCCGACCGGCGTGTCGGACGTGAAGAACGACTCGTCCTCGCCGATGCCTCGAATCGCCGCGCGCGAGCCGCTCGACGTCCCGGTGTTCTTCTCCATCCACAGGTTGGGTGTCTGATACGAGACCTGCTGGACGTTGGCCACCCGCTGGACCTCGAGGGCGCGGGACGTGAGCGCGGTGACCGACACCGGCACCTTCTGCAGGTTCGCCTCGACGCGCTCGGCGGTCACCGTCACTTCCTCGACCGCGAGGGCGAAGAACTGGACCGGCGGCGTGCCCGTCGGGTCGAACACGAGCTGCACGTTGCCGTTCAGCGGCAGGTCCACTTCCGCCTCGTACTTCTTGTCCTCGTAGGCAAACACGACCGTCTGCGGCCCGGCACCGGACGGCCTGACCGTCGTGTCGCCGCGAAAGACGTGGGTCTCCGCCTTGCCATCCGGTGTGGTGAAAGTCACGGTGACCTCGCCGCGGGGCACCACGGAGATGTTCACCGTGGCGCTGGCCCGCGCAGGAGCCGCCGCCAGCAGCACGCCGCCCGTCACGAGCAACCCCGCGACCAGGCGCGCGGCACGCCGCCCGCCCGCGGCGATGCGCAAGTTCTTCGACATGGTCCGCCTCCCCTGAGCGTTCATAGAGCCGTAATTGTCACGTTGTTATGACAACAGGAGCCTTTACCACGTGGCGGCGGTTTGTCAAGACCTTTGAGAACCCGCCGCCCCGGGGCGTGCGCCGCGCCCAAGACCCCTCTGTTGGCGCCCTTCACGCTAACTGCCGGTGCGGGACGGCTCGGTCGCGAGCGACGCCAGCACGTATTCCAGATCCGTTTCCCCCCAGTCGTACCGCACGAGGAGGCGGCTGTCCCCCGTGACCCACACCTCGGAGGTCGGCGACTGCACCCAGTCCGAATCCAGCCGGTAGCGCTGGCACGGGAAGACGCCGGCCGGAACGGTGACCGATTCGTCACCGACGTACCGGAAGCGAACCGTCTCCATGCGGCCCAGCGGGCCGTCCGTGCCGTTCCACTTGCTCGACGTGTTGTACACGGTCAGGATCTGCTCGCCGCCGCGCTGATGGTCGTAGACCCAGGACGGCCACCCGTCGAAGATCACTGCGTGCGGGTGCTTCGACATGTCGCCCTCCTCGTGGGACAGTCGACCGGTTGTCCTATTGTTATAAGAAGCGCACATTAACCGCCGCACCCGCCCCTGTCAAGCGGAATCGCGCTTCCGGAGGCAGACCTGCCCGCCTATGACGCGCGCCGCGCACGGGCGCGCAGCCACCCCCTCGCCCCCTTCGACCTTCGCGGTCGCCAGATCGATCACCCACCCGTGCCAGGGGCACACCACCCTCCGCCCCGTCACGGTGCCGGCCGACAGCGGCGCGCCCAGGTGCGGGCAGCGATCTTCCAGCGCCACCACCGCGCCGGCGATCCGCGTCAGCGCCACGCGCCCGACCTCGGGTCGCGCCACCACCGTGAGGCGCCCTTCCGTCACGTCGCCCGCGTCGAGCACGGGCACGAACGCCGCGGCGGGTGACGGGTCGTAAATCTCGAGGACCGCGCCGTCCGGCGATCGAAACGACGAGGTCCTCACGCGACCGAGGGGAGGCACCAGCCCGTCGGCGGGCGGCGCGATCTCGGCCGCGCCGTTGAGCAGCGCCAGCGCGTGGCGCCGGTCGACATCGTCGGTTTCGAACGTCATCACGCGCACGCCGCGCGCCGACGGCGCGGCGTGGGCGGAAAGGGATCGCGAGTCGGCGACGCGAGGCCCCTCGTACGCGACGAGCCCGACCTTGCCTCCGACCGCCGCCGGCGGGCCGATGAACGACATGCGGAGGCGGGTCTCCGGCGGGAGGCCGAGCGCCGCGACGAGCCCGGCGTCATCGACCACCGTTTCGGCCGCCGGCACACAATCGAAGACTCTCGCGTAGAACCGGACCGCGGCGTCGTAGTCGGAGACGATCTGGGTCGCCGCCGCGACTTCCGTGAACGCCGCGTCGCGCGATGATTCGCCGAAGGCGCGCCGCGGAACGCGGCTCATGCCGGCGAGGCTGACTTTCACGCCATCGGGCGTCGGCAGGTGCGCCTCTGTGGCTGTCACGCGGCTGCCCCACGACAATGGGTAGGTGACCGGCGGAGCGAGAAACCGTTCGCCCGCGGCGACGAACCGCTCGTAGGCGCCCGGCACGTCGTCGGTGAAGAAGTCGAGGTTCTTCACGTACCCGTGGTCGTACGTCCTCGCGCCATCGGTGATCGCCGGAGGGTTCCCCGACTCGAACCGGACCAGCCGCACGGCGCCGGATCGCGCGCCGGGCTGTTCCAGGCACGCGATCGCCAGCGGCGTATCCGAGGGAAGCGCCCAACGGCGCGCGACCGCGGCGCCCTCATCTCCCTCCAGCCGGTAGGCGGCGACCTCGCGCATCCCGAGCAGCCCGGCGTAGAGCCGGCGGGCGCGCTCGAGGTCTGCAGTGACGATGGTGACGGCGCGGACTTCTGAAATCATCGGCTCCCCTTCGTGTCGAGAATGTGTGCGTCGCCGCGCCAGTCGCTGAGGTCCAGCACCGCGCGGACGACCCGGTCGGGAGAGGTGGAGATCAACGCGAACGCCTCGGCGGCACACCCGGCGGGAGCGTGATGCGTGATGAGCGGGCCGGGATCGACCTCGCCGGCGGCCACCGCGGCGATTGCTTCGGGGTACAAGCCGCGGCCCCCCTTCGCCGCGCGCACCTCGATCTCGCGCGTGAGGATGGTGACGGCGGACACCTCGACCGCCCCGCCGACGAGGACGACCGTTCCTCCCGGCCGCACCGTCCGTTCGATGAGCGCGGCGGCGGAAGGATGGCCGGAGGTCTCGACGATGACGCACCACGGATCGGCGCCGGTCTCCTCGGGGGTCCGCACGTCGGTGACGCCGCAGCGCCGCGCCGCGATCCGCCGGCGCTCGAGCGGCTCGACGAGCGCGACGCGGCGGCCGTCGCGCGCGAGCAGGCACGCGGCCACGATGCCGATGGGTCCGCCACCGATGACGAGCGCCGCGCCGGGGCGGTCCGCGATCTGCTCGCGGAGATGCAGCCCCACCGCGACCGGCTCCAGCACGGTGGCCGTCGCATCGCTCACCGAATCCGGCAGCGGGATGGCGCGCCGCGCCGGCACCACCACCGCCTCGGCGAACGCGCCGGGCGCGGTCATGCCCATGTAGGTGGCCGCGGCGCACAGGTGGGTGTCGCCGCGCGCGCAGGCGCCGCAGAGCGCGCCGGGCACGGCCGCGCGGGCGCAGCACGCGGCGGGGTCGATCGTGACGCGCGTCCCCGGCTGCGGGCTTTCGACACCCGCTCCCACCGACTCGATGACGCCGGCCACGTCGTGTCCCGGCACGATCGGCAGCACGCCCGCCGCGCCGCGGTACACGTGCAGGTCCGTTCCGCAGATGCCGCCGGCGCCGAGCGCGACGCGCACCTCTCCGGGCCCGGGCTCCCTCACCGGGATGTCCGCGATCTCCACGCGGCCGGGCGCCGTGATCCGGATCGCGCGCGCGGCGCGGCCGGGGGCCGGGAACGAACCTCTTGACATTGTTATATTAATATGACATTTTCCGCGCGTTTGCGCACCTGGAGAGATTCAGCCATGGCCCCCACGTCCGCACCGACGCTCCCCACCCTGTCCCCCGCGCTGCTGCACATCGACGGCCGGACGCGCGAGGGGCGCGGCGCCGCGATCACGACGCGATGCCCGGCGACCGCGGAGCCGCTCGTCACGTTCCCGGCCGCGAGCGACGAGGATCTCGATGCGGCGATCGCGGCGGCGCGCCGGACGTTCGATGAGGGCACGTGGCGCGACGCCGCGCCGGAACGGCGCGCGGCGATCCTGTCCGACGCCGCCGACCGGCTCGCCGCGCGTCACGAGGAGCTCGTGCGGCTCATCGTCGCCGACAACGGCAAGACGCTCGGCGAGGCCGCCATCGACGTGCTCTCCGCGGTGGGGGTGCTCCGTGCGGCGGCGCAGCATGCGGGCCATCCCACCGTCACCGAGATGGGCGAGGAGCGAGGGGTCCGCAAGCAGATCCGGCGCGAGCCGATTGGCGTGGTCGCCGGCATTACCCCGTTCAACGCCCCCATCGCGTTCACCGCGCTGAAGGCCGCGCCGGCGCTCGCCGCGGGCAACTC
This window harbors:
- a CDS encoding Rieske 2Fe-2S domain-containing protein translates to MISEVRAVTIVTADLERARRLYAGLLGMREVAAYRLEGDEGAAVARRWALPSDTPLAIACLEQPGARSGAVRLVRFESGNPPAITDGARTYDHGYVKNLDFFTDDVPGAYERFVAAGERFLAPPVTYPLSWGSRVTATEAHLPTPDGVKVSLAGMSRVPRRAFGESSRDAAFTEVAAATQIVSDYDAAVRFYARVFDCVPAAETVVDDAGLVAALGLPPETRLRMSFIGPPAAVGGKVGLVAYEGPRVADSRSLSAHAAPSARGVRVMTFETDDVDRRHALALLNGAAEIAPPADGLVPPLGRVRTSSFRSPDGAVLEIYDPSPAAAFVPVLDAGDVTEGRLTVVARPEVGRVALTRIAGAVVALEDRCPHLGAPLSAGTVTGRRVVCPWHGWVIDLATAKVEGGEGVAARPCAARVIGGQVCLRKRDSA
- a CDS encoding alcohol dehydrogenase catalytic domain-containing protein, producing the protein MSRGSFPAPGRAARAIRITAPGRVEIADIPVREPGPGEVRVALGAGGICGTDLHVYRGAAGVLPIVPGHDVAGVIESVGAGVESPQPGTRVTIDPAACCARAAVPGALCGACARGDTHLCAAATYMGMTAPGAFAEAVVVPARRAIPLPDSVSDATATVLEPVAVGLHLREQIADRPGAALVIGGGPIGIVAACLLARDGRRVALVEPLERRRIAARRCGVTDVRTPEETGADPWCVIVETSGHPSAAALIERTVRPGGTVVLVGGAVEVSAVTILTREIEVRAAKGGRGLYPEAIAAVAAGEVDPGPLITHHAPAGCAAEAFALISTSPDRVVRAVLDLSDWRGDAHILDTKGSR